A genomic stretch from Alphaproteobacteria bacterium includes:
- a CDS encoding response regulator transcription factor encodes MLRFLIADDHVFMRLGTKSVLTENFDGAEVVEASCYDDIYRLFIHDDDFDLILLDLKMPRDDSLEDLKKFLRRIDGQTPVVAYSAIENPFEMAHVLRLGCRGFIPKSAAPSAFVHAIDLVLKGETYIPSKAVECFTVWDFGHRESGVQKRMDSLTPRQRDVLQLLSGGRSNKEIGRELNMLEGTVKVHVKAILRSLKVQNRTQAAVLGAGHYPGRGNI; translated from the coding sequence ATGCTCCGTTTTTTGATTGCCGATGACCACGTCTTCATGCGCCTTGGCACCAAATCTGTTCTTACGGAAAATTTCGATGGTGCCGAGGTCGTCGAGGCATCTTGTTATGACGACATTTATCGTCTGTTTATTCATGACGATGATTTCGATCTTATTCTGCTCGACCTGAAGATGCCGAGGGACGATTCTCTCGAAGATCTGAAGAAATTTCTCAGGCGCATCGACGGGCAAACGCCTGTCGTGGCGTATTCCGCTATCGAGAATCCGTTCGAAATGGCCCATGTTCTGCGCCTTGGCTGCCGCGGTTTCATTCCGAAGTCGGCGGCACCATCGGCGTTTGTCCACGCCATCGATCTGGTGCTCAAGGGGGAAACCTATATTCCCTCGAAAGCGGTGGAATGTTTTACGGTCTGGGATTTCGGTCACCGGGAATCCGGCGTTCAGAAAAGAATGGACTCGTTGACGCCGCGCCAGCGCGACGTCCTGCAACTTCTTTCCGGCGGCCGATCCAACAAGGAGATCGGGCGCGAGCTGAACATGCTGGAAGGTACGGTCAAGGTCCATGTCAAGGCGATCCTGCGGAGCCTGAAAGTGCAGAACAGGACACAGGCTGCGGTGCTTGGCGCGGGTCATTATCCGGGAAGGGGGAACATCTGA
- a CDS encoding sensor histidine kinase yields the protein MADNGSPIHFRRSHAFDSPRDRESTEEGIAWLLTAHPRAAGPISDVLLAGGEISRWLESGRQVLEALIPGGFCLADADFVPVTWNERFLDVLSCSGSEMKSGERFSNCLEAAGLLRSVRDALSGREDTKNESEPVQLTGFEKTKNHNTRFELLLLPLGRWLLHEISPDSPGRGEGAASADARLAASAMTTLMHDLRQSLQALRLLTTSVPSEPENTKWHEHFDAVRHLVEESNNYLSVMASLDPYQKDGVRPRQAEIFLPDFLHQHEVIFRSQADLKGIGYITHSAPLTVLSDPLLLGRIMGNAITNAIEHTSGGEIRVDAWQDGPDAVIEVIDSGSGIPQAELARIFGDGDNTPAPGGGGLGLYIIKMLADRLGHPLSVTSEPERGTRLRLRVSRARASPPPLPESMDRAGTTAAAPALAEGAPASGPATRRATRVLWLGAGHRPAEPLLGALSQSGIEVAFEDDLPAPRGRPESRAPDVIILEERLAACLPGVRLDTLLAHRFRRAVPVLLVATRPGTAPPPGLGSAPVLYGPLSADRLEAEVLKLAKHPAAGSIPSDGTA from the coding sequence ATGGCGGATAACGGCTCGCCCATACATTTCCGCCGCTCCCACGCATTTGATTCGCCGCGTGACCGCGAATCGACCGAAGAGGGTATCGCCTGGCTTCTGACCGCACACCCCAGGGCGGCCGGCCCGATTTCCGATGTGCTTCTGGCCGGCGGTGAAATTTCCCGCTGGCTCGAATCGGGTCGCCAGGTCCTCGAAGCATTGATCCCCGGCGGCTTCTGTCTCGCCGATGCGGATTTCGTTCCGGTAACCTGGAACGAACGCTTTCTGGATGTTCTTTCGTGCAGTGGTTCGGAGATGAAAAGCGGCGAGCGGTTCTCGAATTGTCTGGAAGCCGCGGGGCTGCTGCGCTCTGTCCGGGACGCGTTGTCCGGAAGGGAAGACACGAAAAATGAAAGTGAGCCGGTCCAACTGACCGGATTCGAAAAAACGAAAAATCACAACACCCGGTTCGAGCTGCTGTTGCTGCCCCTCGGACGCTGGTTACTTCACGAAATATCCCCGGACTCTCCAGGTCGAGGCGAGGGAGCCGCCAGCGCTGACGCCCGTTTGGCCGCCAGTGCGATGACGACACTCATGCATGATCTGCGGCAATCACTTCAGGCGCTCCGGCTGCTGACCACTTCCGTGCCGTCTGAGCCCGAAAACACGAAGTGGCACGAACATTTCGATGCGGTGCGCCATCTTGTCGAGGAATCCAACAATTACCTCTCGGTCATGGCCAGCCTCGACCCGTATCAAAAGGATGGCGTTCGACCACGACAGGCCGAGATATTTCTGCCCGATTTTCTTCACCAGCATGAGGTGATATTTCGCTCCCAGGCGGACCTTAAGGGGATCGGCTATATCACCCACAGCGCCCCCCTGACCGTTCTCTCCGACCCGCTTCTTCTGGGGCGAATCATGGGCAATGCCATCACCAACGCGATCGAACATACGAGCGGCGGTGAAATCCGGGTGGATGCGTGGCAGGACGGACCCGACGCCGTCATAGAAGTCATCGATAGCGGCAGCGGAATCCCGCAGGCCGAGCTCGCCCGGATTTTTGGCGACGGAGACAACACGCCGGCGCCCGGCGGCGGCGGCCTCGGTCTTTACATCATCAAGATGCTGGCTGACCGTCTCGGCCACCCCCTGTCAGTGACTTCCGAACCCGAGCGCGGAACCCGGCTGCGACTTCGCGTCTCCCGCGCACGCGCCTCGCCGCCGCCCCTGCCGGAGAGCATGGACCGTGCGGGGACCACCGCCGCGGCACCTGCCCTGGCGGAAGGAGCGCCGGCCAGCGGGCCCGCCACGCGCCGGGCCACACGGGTCCTCTGGCTCGGCGCCGGGCATCGCCCGGCCGAACCCCTGCTTGGGGCGCTCTCGCAGTCCGGAATTGAAGTCGCTTTCGAGGATGATCTCCCGGCGCCGCGAGGCCGGCCCGAAAGCCGGGCCCCCGATGTCATCATTCTGGAGGAGAGGCTGGCCGCTTGCTTGCCCGGGGTCAGGCTCGACACTCTCCTGGCTCACCGTTTCAGACGGGCCGTCCCCGTTCTGCTGGTTGCGACCAGGCCCGGGACGGCGCCCCCACCGGGACTCGGATCGGCGCCGGTTCTTTACGGCCCGCTCTCTGCGGACAGGCTGGAGGCGGAAGTCCTGAAGCTGGCGAAACATCCCGCAGCGGGCAGCATTCCGAGTGATGGGACAGCGTAA
- a CDS encoding acetate kinase, with product MSAGPVFSGQPGQTRTPLRVMDGRTWPALLATTLLVGASPALANEPAPAAATPASQIAATGTASQDYVGREEFEWVQKVLQAQQRKLAEQEEYLQQYSDMVKIQQEQLDSYVAQMKRLSAAVTPGSQTWPQEQPRFFRAVYKETPPPDGQQIAQVTGEVEKPLPEITIIRDKGGALLPQGQMVIEPSFSFTFSQVNRVEIAGFSLLPAILIGQFELTESRRNTFTVANTVRLGVTNDFEVELRVPYVFRDDEITSRPFGTGSAQDTTRALSDSNLGDIEFAGHYQINRGLNDWPIFIGNFRFKTRTGEDPFEVARDQNGQELELPTGSGFYSLQPSITAILPTDPAVLFANLSYTFNLERDVGGTFGDVDSGDVFGANFGAGIALNERTSISLGYEHSVVGKTEQNGSDVPGSDTLQVGSFLFGGSFRLNDRVSFNVTTSLGATEDAPDTEILVRIPISLSVF from the coding sequence TTGTCAGCAGGTCCCGTATTCTCTGGCCAGCCCGGCCAGACGCGAACGCCCCTGCGGGTGATGGACGGCCGGACGTGGCCCGCCCTTTTGGCCACCACGCTCCTTGTCGGCGCGTCCCCTGCCCTCGCCAACGAGCCGGCCCCGGCGGCCGCCACGCCTGCTTCCCAGATCGCGGCCACCGGCACCGCATCCCAAGACTATGTCGGGCGCGAAGAGTTCGAGTGGGTTCAGAAGGTTCTCCAGGCCCAGCAGCGCAAGCTCGCTGAACAGGAAGAGTATCTTCAGCAATATTCGGACATGGTGAAAATCCAGCAGGAACAGCTCGATTCCTATGTCGCGCAGATGAAGCGGCTGTCGGCCGCGGTGACACCGGGCTCGCAGACCTGGCCGCAGGAACAGCCGCGCTTCTTTCGCGCGGTATACAAGGAAACCCCGCCTCCGGACGGCCAGCAAATCGCGCAGGTGACGGGCGAGGTGGAAAAACCTCTCCCTGAAATCACGATCATCCGCGACAAGGGGGGCGCGCTCCTGCCGCAGGGCCAGATGGTGATCGAACCCTCTTTCTCGTTTACTTTCTCTCAGGTCAACCGGGTGGAGATCGCCGGTTTCTCGCTTTTGCCGGCGATCCTGATCGGCCAATTCGAACTGACAGAATCGCGCCGCAACACCTTCACAGTTGCAAACACCGTGCGCCTGGGCGTCACCAACGATTTTGAAGTCGAGTTGCGCGTGCCCTACGTCTTCCGGGACGATGAGATTACGAGCCGTCCCTTTGGAACAGGCTCGGCCCAGGACACGACCCGTGCGCTTTCGGATTCAAACCTCGGCGATATCGAATTCGCGGGACATTACCAGATCAATCGCGGTCTCAACGACTGGCCAATTTTCATCGGCAATTTCCGTTTCAAGACGCGCACCGGCGAAGATCCCTTTGAAGTCGCGCGCGACCAGAACGGGCAGGAACTGGAGCTTCCGACCGGGTCCGGCTTTTACAGTCTGCAACCCAGCATCACCGCCATTCTGCCGACCGACCCGGCGGTCCTGTTCGCCAATCTCAGCTACACATTCAATCTTGAGCGGGATGTGGGCGGCACCTTCGGTGACGTGGATTCAGGCGATGTGTTCGGGGCCAATTTCGGTGCCGGCATCGCCCTCAACGAGCGGACATCGATCTCACTTGGCTATGAGCACAGCGTTGTCGGCAAGACTGAGCAGAATGGCAGCGATGTCCCCGGCTCGGACACACTGCAGGTCGGCTCCTTCCTGTTCGGCGGGTCGTTCCGCCTGAACGATCGGGTATCGTTCAACGTCACGACCAGCCTCGGCGCAACCGAGGATGCGCCGGATACGGAAATCCTCGTCCGGATCCCCATTTCGCTGAGCGTTTTCTAG
- a CDS encoding C39 family peptidase yields MKTRIRSLLFLSGLSLGFLGLTASPSLAGSVEITGAGGSFSVGVTSIREARFNSVIRQAYDFSCGSAAVATLLTFHYGVETKEREVFDAMYEAGDKDLIETAGFSLLDMKDYLNSRGFKADGYRVSLEKLGEVGIPAIVLVNVRGYLHFVVIKGIEDDRVLVGDPALGVKTYDVDEFRDMWNGIVFVINQELNKGRDSFNQSEIWAVNQTAPFGTALNLHKLASFTLHLPRVGDF; encoded by the coding sequence ATGAAAACCCGCATCAGATCGCTCCTCTTTCTGTCAGGGCTCAGCCTTGGCTTCCTTGGGCTGACAGCCTCCCCCTCGCTCGCGGGATCGGTCGAGATCACCGGAGCGGGAGGGAGTTTTTCTGTCGGCGTGACAAGTATCCGCGAAGCGCGGTTCAACTCGGTCATCCGGCAGGCTTATGATTTCAGCTGCGGGTCGGCCGCTGTCGCGACTTTGCTGACCTTTCATTATGGCGTCGAGACGAAGGAGCGCGAGGTCTTCGATGCCATGTATGAAGCCGGCGACAAGGACCTCATCGAGACCGCAGGATTTTCCCTTCTGGACATGAAAGATTACCTCAACTCGCGGGGCTTCAAGGCCGACGGATACCGGGTGTCTCTCGAAAAGCTGGGCGAGGTGGGGATCCCGGCAATCGTTCTGGTCAATGTGCGGGGCTATCTTCATTTCGTCGTCATCAAGGGAATCGAAGACGACCGTGTTCTGGTCGGGGATCCCGCGCTCGGCGTCAAGACCTATGACGTGGACGAGTTCCGGGACATGTGGAACGGCATCGTCTTCGTCATCAACCAGGAGCTCAACAAGGGCCGCGATTCCTTCAACCAGAGCGAAATTTGGGCGGTCAATCAGACTGCCCCATTCGGCACTGCACTCAACCTTCACAAACTGGCTTCGTTCACTCTCCATTTGCCGAGAGTGGGCGACTTTTGA
- a CDS encoding CBS domain-containing protein produces MQIKEIMTRNVKVVPPSTTLTEASQLMRDQNIGALAVGIRDGQLGMITDRDIIVRAAADHRNFDSTTVSEIMSERAACCHENDTVENVVQEMESRQIRRMPVLDANDRLAGIVSLGDIATHAGHELSGEAIEAISSP; encoded by the coding sequence ATGCAGATCAAGGAAATCATGACGCGGAACGTCAAGGTCGTGCCTCCAAGCACCACGTTGACCGAAGCCTCGCAATTGATGCGGGACCAGAACATCGGCGCTTTGGCCGTCGGTATTCGGGATGGCCAGCTCGGCATGATCACGGACCGCGACATCATCGTCCGGGCGGCGGCCGATCACCGGAATTTTGATTCGACCACCGTGAGTGAAATCATGTCCGAGAGAGCCGCCTGCTGTCACGAAAACGATACGGTTGAGAACGTGGTGCAGGAGATGGAGTCTCGCCAGATCCGCCGCATGCCGGTGCTCGACGCAAACGATCGATTGGCCGGAATCGTCTCGTTGGGCGATATCGCCACCCACGCCGGACACGAACTGTCGGGCGAGGCCATCGAGGCCATTTCCAGCCCCTAG
- a CDS encoding DUF3775 domain-containing protein yields MRKNDMVEHVVELNIDPQAAFYILVKAREFDEKAGDTGAELDADDEDASTILLDRPGDPTYQELMTALKELNIDEQMDLIVLMWVGRGDFEIDEWETARRQALEMSDKHIPQYLSTTPLLSDYLAEGLNRAGYAVDEFELGRF; encoded by the coding sequence ATGAGGAAGAACGATATGGTGGAACATGTTGTGGAACTGAACATAGATCCGCAGGCCGCCTTCTACATCCTGGTGAAGGCGCGGGAGTTTGATGAAAAGGCGGGCGACACCGGAGCCGAACTGGACGCCGACGACGAAGACGCCAGCACTATCCTGCTCGACCGCCCCGGCGACCCTACGTACCAGGAACTGATGACCGCCCTCAAAGAACTGAATATCGACGAGCAGATGGATCTCATCGTCCTTATGTGGGTAGGCCGCGGCGATTTCGAAATTGACGAATGGGAGACTGCCCGACGTCAGGCTTTGGAGATGAGCGACAAGCACATCCCCCAATACCTGTCCACGACACCCCTTCTCAGCGATTACCTCGCGGAAGGGCTGAACAGGGCGGGCTACGCCGTCGACGAGTTCGAGCTCGGACGGTTCTAG
- a CDS encoding sigma-54 dependent transcriptional regulator, giving the protein MVGESPQMRRAFRLLRRYAVTSAPVLIQGESGTGKELAARAIHERSQYAAKPFVPVNCGALPPELIASELFGHEKGAFTGAHQRRKGRIEAAAGGTLFLDEIGDLPLDLQPHLLRFLQEGTIERLGTALPIHVDVRVVAATNVPLWKKVQKKEFREDLFYRLHVLTLTLPPLREREGDVEILVGFFLHRLAREMGFPCPRLTPDAMAALRSHGWPGNIRELISVLRRTIVMAESIEITAAELDLRPDLRADADGALIGTPRGLDGGCETSGPAAGEPDRPLSLREARNRAERQVMRTALTRNRQNILKTARELGISRVTLYRLLEKHGISAEKTAQGAERPFA; this is encoded by the coding sequence ATGGTCGGTGAAAGCCCGCAAATGCGGCGGGCCTTCCGGCTTCTCCGCCGATATGCCGTGACCAGTGCCCCCGTCCTCATCCAGGGCGAAAGCGGAACGGGCAAGGAGCTTGCCGCCCGGGCCATCCATGAAAGATCCCAATACGCGGCCAAACCCTTCGTGCCGGTCAATTGCGGGGCGCTGCCGCCCGAGCTCATCGCGTCCGAGCTGTTCGGGCATGAGAAGGGGGCTTTCACCGGCGCCCATCAGCGCCGCAAGGGCCGTATCGAGGCGGCGGCCGGCGGGACGCTCTTTCTCGATGAAATCGGCGATCTTCCGCTCGATCTGCAACCTCATCTGTTGCGATTTCTCCAGGAAGGCACGATCGAGCGGCTGGGGACGGCGCTGCCGATTCATGTGGATGTGCGCGTGGTTGCGGCCACGAACGTGCCATTGTGGAAAAAAGTTCAGAAGAAAGAGTTTCGGGAGGACCTGTTTTATCGCCTCCATGTGCTGACACTGACTCTGCCGCCGCTCCGGGAGCGTGAGGGCGATGTCGAGATTCTGGTCGGATTTTTTCTCCATCGCCTGGCGCGGGAAATGGGTTTTCCCTGTCCTCGCCTGACACCTGACGCCATGGCGGCACTCAGGTCCCATGGGTGGCCGGGAAATATCCGGGAACTGATTTCTGTTCTTCGCCGCACGATCGTCATGGCCGAAAGTATCGAAATAACCGCGGCCGAGCTTGATCTGCGACCGGATCTGCGTGCTGACGCCGACGGCGCTTTGATCGGAACGCCGCGAGGTCTGGACGGGGGCTGCGAGACGTCAGGGCCGGCGGCGGGCGAACCGGACCGGCCGCTGTCACTCCGTGAAGCCCGGAATCGGGCGGAGCGCCAGGTGATGCGGACGGCACTCACCCGGAATCGTCAGAATATTCTCAAGACTGCCCGTGAATTGGGAATTTCCCGGGTGACCCTCTACCGGCTCCTCGAGAAACACGGCATCTCGGCGGAAAAGACTGCGCAAGGTGCCGAACGGCCATTCGCGTGA
- a CDS encoding DUF2267 domain-containing protein, with protein MSSTGLPVFDETLHLTNIWLKDLGDLLDSDDRSLAYRALRETLHILRDRLPVNVAAALAAQLPLLLRGAYYEGWRPAATPTNVRHTGEFVAQIRQAFRDTPADEPERIVRAVFSLLSARVSPGEIENVKKCLPEELRHLWASV; from the coding sequence ATGAGCTCCACCGGCCTGCCGGTCTTTGACGAGACCCTTCATCTCACGAATATCTGGCTCAAGGACCTCGGGGACCTTCTCGATTCCGATGACCGAAGTCTCGCCTACAGGGCCCTGCGCGAAACCCTCCACATTCTGCGCGACCGCCTGCCCGTGAATGTCGCCGCTGCGCTTGCTGCGCAGCTTCCGCTCTTGCTGCGGGGTGCCTATTACGAGGGTTGGCGCCCGGCCGCCACGCCGACGAATGTGCGTCATACCGGCGAATTTGTCGCGCAGATCCGACAGGCGTTCAGGGACACCCCCGCGGACGAGCCCGAAAGGATAGTGCGGGCCGTGTTCAGCCTGCTGAGCGCGCGGGTGAGCCCCGGCGAAATCGAGAATGTCAAAAAATGCCTTCCGGAAGAGCTCCGCCATCTCTGGGCCTCCGTCTGA
- a CDS encoding peptidoglycan-binding domain-containing protein produces MLLALAAGVSPVIAADGQKNFNTRGIGTVACADYLESRKSADGPDYVLRSWINGYITARNELGDGTYDVAPDWQVHHIAGAVGHICGQDGTLSISTALQIFVRDMDSHKLAKKSGRLEIQDESGRVEIYVETLARIQKKLSEADLYTGSLDGQYGPQTKSAIKAFQESVGLASTGLPDARTRARLLY; encoded by the coding sequence ATGTTGCTGGCGCTGGCGGCCGGCGTTTCGCCCGTTATTGCGGCAGATGGGCAGAAGAACTTCAACACCCGCGGAATCGGGACCGTCGCCTGCGCTGATTACCTGGAGAGCCGGAAATCGGCCGACGGTCCGGATTACGTCCTCCGGAGCTGGATCAACGGCTATATCACGGCCCGTAACGAACTTGGTGATGGAACCTATGACGTGGCGCCGGACTGGCAGGTCCACCATATCGCGGGCGCGGTCGGGCACATTTGTGGACAGGACGGGACGCTGTCCATCAGCACGGCGCTGCAGATTTTCGTTCGGGACATGGACTCGCACAAACTCGCCAAAAAAAGCGGCCGGCTCGAGATTCAGGACGAAAGCGGCCGTGTGGAGATTTATGTAGAAACACTTGCCCGGATTCAGAAAAAGCTGTCCGAGGCAGACCTTTACACCGGTTCGCTTGATGGCCAGTACGGCCCGCAGACCAAATCGGCGATCAAGGCTTTCCAGGAAAGCGTCGGTTTAGCGTCCACCGGTCTGCCGGACGCGCGTACGCGTGCCCGGCTTCTCTACTAA